The genomic stretch GTGCCAGGTAGTGAGTTCCTATATCGATAATTTCAATTATCAATGCTTGTTCTATATACTAGTGATCACTCCAAGTTtcgtttttgtaaaatatgtttttattaaaagtgtaaaaattaaacaaaataataatgtaattctcttcttcttttttgAAATGATTTTTGAAACTACTCAttataagtaattgtttttcttCATTTATGTAAAGTAACAACATAATAATACTACATTATCAATATaacgacacctcctacgtatactggtacaagtgcataatcataaatttacaggagagctgttcaaaggttccaaaacctgtaactttctcatttgatgatataacttttcaaaattttgcattggttccaaagaaaatatttgctttctacctgtattcatggaattttgaaatttcttatagtttttgagaaaattgcagatacactactatacgcgtattttacatcttgtagttgtgcggtatactgagcttattaccacttgctccagtatacggcgtaatgcgtagattactgatctaacgatatttttatattgtatatgaatttttagatgaaatacttatgtggcttgcaatgaacaataaaacagatgctcttttaccttcatctattgatttataaacgtttttatcacttgcaccAATaaacgctaacattagcatgccacttgtaccaatataccgctagtaatgttttaaacatgctatacaaaatacagaaatatacctttataaaaaacctcacttgaaatataaatggttttattaagaaaagtaattgtattaagtgctttaaattaatggaagcacattcaatggattcgtattcctgttcaaatgtgtactcgtattttattgtgaaaggttcctcatgtgatacatatatcgcatcgcaccatTGTGTCTTTAACCGtcaaagtgttattttgtatgtaagATTGTTTTGGAAATTTTTCTTCGTTGTTACATCCATTATGTCATTATAATTGGTGTTGCTATAATCGGTATTGACTGTAAATGATTAAGAAACTTTACACATCCTTTCAGTCACACTAAGCCAATTACCACCTGAAATATTCTGGGAGAATTTGAAGACAACTTGTATAAAATCTTAGAAGATTATTTGAACtgcaataatacaataatacaagtgttttactaaaaacaatttttcatttaaaaatctatTTCATTTTCAGCACACAGTATCCAGAAGCTTACAAAATGGCTGTAGCAGCATCAGCTGCTAGCCGAAAACCGATAGACGAAGAAGATGACTTCAAACCATCTGAAACCCACACAGAATCCAAGATGGTTGCTACTGCGTCAACGGAAACTTTGAAACCAGCAATGAGCGAAGAAGGCaagaaaagtaaaaagaaaGAGGTTAAAGTCAAAACGCCTAAGGAACGACCCGCTGAAAATAATCAAGAAGTTAGTAAGGAAACTAGGAGTGATAGTTCTAGTGAAACGGAAAGCGCTAGTTCTGGTGATGATAGCAGTACTGATACGGGATGAATAAAACAAGCTAAGGTTGCTGTTGAATTAACTACGGCACTCAAAGACATTGATTaccatttaattattatgttactGGTAACAAGGGTTTCTGTGACATTAGTTGGTGCTCGTATTGTGAGGTCAGTTTAACAACtttgacattggcaaaatacatcTTGCTAAAAAAGCAAGGatgaaagccattaaaaaaaaaaaaaaa from Choristoneura fumiferana chromosome 24, NRCan_CFum_1, whole genome shotgun sequence encodes the following:
- the LOC141441538 gene encoding kxDL motif-containing protein CG10681 is translated as MANETPESDFSIECFQNYTAPEVFVQGLAGMVDQTDVETIIRAQKNMLQRFEKTTEMLTNCNHLSASRLRAASTEFKKHTQLLLDMRKDLEFIFKKIRAIKTKLSTQYPEAYKMAVAASAASRKPIDEEDDFKPSETHTESKMVATASTETLKPAMSEEGKKSKKKEVKVKTPKERPAENNQEVSKETRSDSSSETESASSGDDSSTDTG